CATCAATCgtcgcacaaaaaaaaaagaacatcatCAATGTTAAAGAAATTGGATTTCAAATTCTCAAATACTTATCGATCATATTTATCTTTAGTAAGGAGCCACACCAACATGAGCCGCAGGAGCGTATAATCCTTCTTTCATCCCCATGTTATCCTCTCCATCCTATACACCATTTTTAAAGATATGATCAAAATCAATATATAGAAATTCCTTATGTAAATTACTGcgaggaaaagaaaagaaaagttatccataaaaacaaaaatatgaatttcTTGAAGATATATGTAACATTATTTAAAGATGTAAGGTATGTCGACAGTCGACAGATTAGGGTTTACCTGTTGAGGCATGTTGGTTTTCTTCACGGGTTGATTGTCTGGTGCGAGTCCGAAGTGTATGTGAGGGAAGTGGGCCCACTACATTGCACATAAACAACATAAGTACAAGACACATATCAACTTGTGTTATAACCGGACAAAGCTCTTTACTCCTAATCTCagctatatatgtttttttgtacAACCTGACACCTACACACacgtatattatatatacacgcATTCGAGTATATAGACATTGAGAAAATTAAACCCTAGTTTCCGCCTCCAGTCTAAACCAAAGAAAACAACCCTGGAAATGGATAACACCAATGCCTTAATTAACTGAAAATTTTATAGATGTTTGATTTAGAGTCCGACTGGTTTAAACGCAGCGGCTACAGTTGCGggtgcgggagtttgcggatgcgggtggttgcggtttcaagTGTTATTAAGCGTTTTGTATGACTGGTACAACGTTTGAAAATtgttgcgtttgcgggatatttgtgactggttgattataagatattgcatcggtttaataataaattacccatattaacatattataacattataaaaaaataaaaaacatactattgtaataaaatataataattatcaatataatatgattaataaaaaaataatttttatttataagaattttaaattagttgaaacttataattttaataaaatttgctttgaagattaatattaaaaaaaattattgcgttttatatatgtgtgtatataaatgtttaaaaattctaataaatagttagtttaattttttataaaacaaattatgatactgtttgtgaattttaattaatatataaaacatgtatatatttttatttataatatttctgttttaaaattttaaaatatttttgaaaataattttatatatatttttccacACGCAACCGCAAATGCTAGCTGGAACcaacttttgattttaaaaggttcgaagcggtttagagcgatttgtaacggtttgtatgattgtttcgaaacgctgttAACCgataccaaccgcaaaagctgcgtttgcgggtcgTAGCGGGAAAATAAGTCAGACCCTTACTAGATACGTATGGATTTACCAAGAAATTTGGACTTTTTTTTCTGGACAACAAGAGATATTTTGGACTCGATCTTTTggattttatttgaatttaacTAATGGATATAACgatttaatatgtatttttggAATAATAAAATTAAGGTTCTTACATTCTTGGCAGCAGCACTAAAGGCTTCTCTGTGGCTTATATCAGGATTACCAGCTTTGATACGTTGGATCTCCTCCCTACAAGAAAGGCGTGATAAAGGAATTACATTAATCAATGTTATATACGACTACGATtagagaataaaataaaaatgatataaaactcACTTGATAAATCGGTTATATGCGGATGGGactctctgtcttttctctggAGCTGGCAATGGCAAAATTCAAcggcaaaaacaaaaactcagaCAGAAAGAGacaaacactcattaaaactaCTTTCATTGTCTTTTATATCTCTCACAAaaacactttctctctctaacccATCATCACTTTATCATTTTCTAAAGACAAGCCCATCTTCTAATACAGAGATTCTTTCTCTCTAGATTTCCGGGGGATCCATGAATATATCTCCCCTTTTCATTAGAAGGTCATTGATCGAATAATATGCTAAATATACAAACCTGTCTATTTCTATGCGTAATTCCAATGTTGCTATGGGTTTGAAACAAGATCCAGCGACgttaaaataataaaagctATGCATGTTTTACTGGCGATTCATAACCACTACCAAATTATAAATAtgcaaagaagtttgaaaaaaaatcccAATAGAAATGAGAAGGAAATTAGTATCTTACGGCGGTTAACGGGTGGTGCTTTAGTAATCTCATGTTGTCGATGAATATTCATGAAAGACGGTATGTCATTCATATTAGGATgttgattcatcatcatcatgttcATGTTTGAAGGTGCATCTCTCAGCTCCTCCTTCAATAACATTTAGTATCCTTAAGGCTTTAGTATACAAAatacccaatatataagatttatgtATTAAACATTGAAAATTACCAGAATATTTTGTGTATTGAAGTAAGAGTGAGGACCAAGCTGGAGCTGGTTAGAAGCTGGAAGGGCGGCCGATCTCATGTTCACAGAAAGAAGATTAGTACAGCAACCGCATCGGACGGTTACGGTCTTGAACATGCTTGTGTAAGGAACACTAACCTATGTAACACACGAGAAATAGTCAAAACGAAACCCCCCAATTATATGCAAATCAAGAAAAGTAGGAGATCTATCAAGAAGAGAAAATGAGAAAGTAAAAAGAAGTGTTTATTGCTTACCGCAAGAATCGTTTCACAAAAGTTGCATTGGACATAGCAGAGATGGTCGGAAGGAGAGAGGGGCTCTGGTGAAAAAACAGCTGAGGAAGGAGAAGACATAGACGACAtagacattttttttgtaagaagaagaaaatgctTTGAAGCTGGAAGCTGATCTTCTTATTTTGGGAGTGTTTGGGGATTTGATTGATTGATGGGTATTTGACTGATCAGATGATTCTTGATaaggagaaaataaaaaacCCCACCATGATCTGATCTTCTTGATTGTTTGCTGTGTATTATATACCACAAAGggagagatagagagataaAGGGTGAGAGGAGAAAAGGAAATATTGGTAAGAAGGTGAAAAACAACAAAGCCTCTAAAGTTCTAACTCTGGCCACTAGGTCGTCTTCTAATAACGTTTTTCTTAGACTAATGTTAGATacattcaattttaaattaaaacagcATCTATGTAACCTTTAGGCCATATTGATGTATATAAAGCCTTAAACTAAAGCTAGACAATTTAAAtggatatatattattaatattgggTATTGATTAGTGCTTAGATAACCTATACAGAGTACACAATCAACAAACTCTCCGATGGTTTATATAAATGTATCAATGCGCACAATTTGAACTAATTAAGTGGTCGGAAACAAACGATGGTTATATAATATAGTGTAGAATAGGAAAAGGAAGCACAATAAAAGTTAAATGGTATAGTAGGTTTAtgaataaatttgttttatttgataaaattagcAGTACACTTAAGGATACAAAAAATTCCAAAGCTTTTCCCAAACAAATATAACTATACGTACACACCAAACACTATGAATTATAGTGTGATCGTTTTAATGTTATATTAATCATACTAATTTCTTGTACCTTAGTGCATGTCTGTGGTGTGATCTCGTGGTCACAAGAGACAAGAATGTTGACAAAGCCGTTTAAGGATGTGATTGCCTAAAGACAACGGACTTTGCTCCACCAACTGAATCAGTTTCAAACTTAAATTTCAATGAGGTTGTGGGGTTTACAGTTAAAAGAACATTTGTTGACCCCAAAAACAATTACTAAAACACATTTCAACTGAATCAGTTTCAAACTTAAATTTCAATGAGGTTGTGGGATTTACAGTTAAAAGAACATTTGTTAGTATTCTCAAAATCTGCATTTATGCATCGGTATAAAATGAAATCCACAAATTTGTTTGctagaaacaaaaaaactcatgacaAAAGTTTATGctactgttttttttatattacaaCTACAATGcgcacgtatatatatatatatatatatatatatttttataaccgTGGCGTAATCCTAAAAGCTTTCTAAGCCCAATGACTAATCACCACGAAACCCGCATGATCCACATTTTCTTACCAGTTAAAACGTTTTGGGTTGCCAAAGGGCAGTACTCATAACTGTGAGCTCTTTACCACCGGGCCTTGACTAATGTGCACCATATTCAAAACTTAATTATTAAcattattttacatataattatttaacaccaaaacaaaactatagtaaaaataaattaaacttttaaatcTGTTACGGATCTAAAATACTGAATAAAATCTTATGCTAAGGAGATTACATAATTCGTTTCTGTACAAAAGGACGAACCTCTGAAATATGTAAGCACTTTTTCTACAATCGCTTTGACTTTGATCAATATGACAATGATCGCTGCACTACACAACCTTTTCATTATTCTTCGCATTTTAAAAATCTGAGTAAGGTCTATAGTATGAACAAGGGACGATTCATGCATATAATACTTGAAGATTCACGAGCTTAGGACTTTGGTTTGCACGTGAACATATATGTATAACACATATAATGTTAATGTATTGTGGTATGTTTGTAAGTAAGCGAAGAAACGACGATGGATACTCAAAGAgaaaagttttaataattatGTTTGTAAGTAAGCGAAGAAACGACGATGGATACTCGAAGAGAgaagttttaataataatacTTTGCAATAGAATTCGCACTTCCCAACGAAGGAAGAGAGAGGTGGGGGGAAGAAAGGGACGTGTGCATGGGAGTGATTAAGCGTCGCCTCATTCACCCGTTGTTGTCGTTCCTTAATTACCTCTGCCATTACTTTTTTCTCGTTTCTCTATACaattccttttcctatttttaacTCCATTTTAgtacaattaaaatattacatccgtttccgaaagtaagatgttttaaattgttcacacttattaagaattcaataaacatttataatttaatttttttttgctttattatacactttccaaaaaaatttcaccaataaaatttaatcaattcaaatatttccatttaatgtttcttaaaagtataaaaaagtacattaaacatatataaaatatatctttgtggaacaagtaaaaaatctaaaacatcttactttcgggaacggagggagtactaattttgtttttttgtatgtATGTAGAGACGAGAGAAACACAATGTTCCATTTTTATTGATTGGTTATCATTAGCTTTTTAGTCAATTATAGTATATCATTGGTTTTTCCTCATTTGAATATTGGGAATCATCCCAGTCTAAACTTTCAGTGAAAGCGGAAgtaaattgattatatatatatatatatatgtatttcaaGTAAACCGGGCGATTATCAATAAGCATTATTTATACTTGACACAAGATATATAATcattcttttttcaaaaaaaaaagatatataatcattttttgttttatattatcgATTAGATCATCTCCAACCCAAGACCTCATTTTAAGGGGAGCAAAATCtcaaaatgaaaatttgaaagTTAGTTACTCCAACCATGAATCttcaaaaaaatcattaaaaatttatttatttgtattatagTTCTTGACATTGATAAAAGTtactaatattttatgaaaagaaataattataaaaaccaaaaagaaaataaaagatagttttgaggttgtgaacaGTGAAACAATTTGAGGTTTCACTATTTACAACCTCAAAATTTGAAGATTTGAGGTTGAGTTGGAATGACACAAAATCTCAAATTTTGAAGATTTGaggttgggttggagatgcttttAAATGGAGTGAAATGGATTATGCAATAAAAAATGCTTCAACCCAACTCTATATCTCACTACATAATGGAGTAAACTCcagagtaatctattttttgtttgttcattaatCCGTTATGGAGTAAAATATAAAGTTGGGTTGAAacaattttactatattttctcttttactctccaaaatagagttttacattggagatgctcttacacTTCCATACACGCATATATATATCTAACCCAAATTCGAATAGGAATTATGACATATCAACGATGAGCTAATGCTAGCTTATACACATATTCCAGACAAATTAAGAATATCACAGAAGGAAGAACAAATAtgctttattgtttttttttttggtaaacaaatATGCTTTATTGTTTCTCAATGATAGTTTTGAAAGCGGCATATATATGTACGTATTAGAAACACCATATTGGTGAAAGCCACGAGCAAAACTCCACACGTAACTAATTTCAAACTCTAataaatttttcatatatttcactcatttaagtatatatatgtaagaaaaACTGACCTTAAAGTatgtaagaaaatatatatatgcatctaCCTGCACAAATGAtggtatatatatttgttgtcCGACTAAATTGAAGTAATTCTGTCACGATGGTGATGTTAATTTACTATTGTTCTGAAGAATTAAGAAATTAGGTTGGGTATTGTAATCAATCATGTTAAATTGCGCAACTAACTGGTAAATTGTTTACAACCTAAACTACCTCTTTCACTACTAATATATACGAGCATCAACGATCATCTCACCTCAAAAATCAGATTATAAGA
The window above is part of the Brassica napus cultivar Da-Ae chromosome C3, Da-Ae, whole genome shotgun sequence genome. Proteins encoded here:
- the LOC106429610 gene encoding axial regulator YABBY 1, with the translated sequence MSMSSMSSPSSAVFSPEPLSPSDHLCYVQCNFCETILAVSVPYTSMFKTVTVRCGCCTNLLSVNMRSAALPASNQLQLGPHSYFNTQNILEELRDAPSNMNMMMMNQHPNMNDIPSFMNIHRQHEITKAPPVNRPPEKRQRVPSAYNRFIKEEIQRIKAGNPDISHREAFSAAAKNWAHFPHIHFGLAPDNQPVKKTNMPQQDGEDNMGMKEGLYAPAAHVGVAPY